CAGggttctctgctactgaatgtggagaGTAAATAACATTTCTGCAACAGTGCCACTCTAGGCAAACATTAAGGACTTTTTATAAAATCTAGGCCCTCGAAACATGGCAAATGGAAAAATGTATTCAACTTTTTGCATTCACTGCATAGGTAATTACAGATTTTCAGAGTGTTTCATAcacaaagaggttttccaggcaaaatacaCTGATTGTGGGGTTTCTTCATCCAGCACCCCATTGATCAGCTGCTCAGCGCCCGCACTACATAGAAGCAGTTGTTTCTGTTCACTGTTTAACTGCAgctcccatttaaaggggttatcctgcgctacaaaaacatggccacttttttccccctactgttgtctccagttcaggtttgcaattaagttccatttacttcaatggaactgagtttcaaacccccacccaaactggagacaacagtagggggaaagtggccatgtttttgtagcgctggataacccctttaaatgagttaCAGCCGAGCTTCAGTAATAGGGCCCACCTCTGCCCCACCTTTTTTAAAGGGCTTGccatggacttttattaggggcttTTGGGATGGGAAGCATGCTCTTGGgcatttgcagaaaaaaaaatcttatatacATATCTGTACAAGGTTGGAATATgacatatatttttctttttactgtaaCAACTAAACGCCTGTCTGCCTAATTTTTAATCATCTAAGAAAAACTCCTGCATCCACCTATACGAAAAAATAGGGTCAGAGATTAAATGGCCCTCATGTACTCTACTGTTCTCAGTTACATTCTGTTTTAATTCCTCCTATTAAGTTGCCAAAGCTTCCCCTGGCCGAGAGAAACTACGATCAGTTCTGCAGCACTAGATGATCTCCCCAGTGCAAAAGACTTCTTCCATCAGATGGTGCTCCTGTACGTTTTATGGACTCTCATTGGCCAATCCACATTCACCCACTTTAGCAAGACTTTCTGAACATCAACCCTTTTATAGAGTTTGCACAAGTCGATCAGCTGCTCCACGGTCCTTTCACTGTTCCGTAGCAAGAATCCGATGGTCGGACTTTGCTGCCTCTGCTCCAGGAAACATAATTCATCATAACTCATTCCCCACTTGCTAGCAAAATTTCTCCAGTTTTTCACTGTAGGATGGCAGGGATCCAATTTTATCTTCAGAGTATACAGCAGATCCTCATCATCCAGCAAGTCACTTATTGTTGGTGGGGAGTTGGAGTCATTCTTTTCTTTGTATGAATTAGTCAAATCTGCGAAGAACAAGAAAGCATGTATAGTACCTGGACTAATATTTCCACAAGCCaagcgaaaaaataaaaaattgtgcacCATCTGCCTAAGCAAAACTAAAGTCCTCGAAATGCATTGAAAAGATGGACCCACAATACCCACAATTGGTTACCATTTCATTCAGCATGGTAGCTTTGCAGTTGGTACAACTGCAAACTAAGTAATAGGGGTCATAGAGGATCTATCTATCCTGGGTTTTGGAATCTATACCTGGTTCTGGAATTCATCTTCCACATGGAGGAGAAGGAGTAGGGTCATGGCCCAATCCAACAGCACTGTAGTCAATAGTTTCCATCAGTGCTTGACTACTgctctattaaccctttgaggaccaggcccaaaatgacccagtggacagcgcaaattttgatcttagtgttttcgtttttacctcctccccttctaagagctctagcactctcagttttctatctacaagccatgtaagtgcttgttttttacaggaatagttgtactgtgtaatggcgtcatttattttaccataacatgtatgatggaattccaaatattatttatgaagatataaataggtgaaatcataaataagaatgcaatatggtaacgtttggggggttcctgtgtctacataatgcactatatggtaacagcgacatgacactattattctataggtcaatccgaacacaaccataagcaggttacacagattttctaatgttatatatgtatttttttatgaaatccttttttttggcaattaaatattaataaaatgggcctattgtgacacttataacggttttattttttcacctctggggctgtatggggagtcattttttccgccatgatctctagtttttattaataccatatttgtgaagatcggacgttttgatcactttttatagattttttttaatatataatgtaacataaaatcggtaatctgcgcacttttttccctcttttcgtgtacgccgtttaccgatcacaatgacgcttgttatattttaatagatcggacaattacgcacgctacggtatattatatgtttatctatttatttattttaatatgttttatttatataaagggaaaggggggtgatttagacttttattgggggaggggttttggggtagtgtaatagtgttttgaactttttttttttacacttttgaagtccctttgggggactttttcatacagtactttgatttctacactgatgattgctatgccataggcacagcattgatcagtgttatcggcgatctgctcattgagcctgactgtgcaggctcagtgtagcagatcgccgatcggaccgtacggaggcaggtgagagacctccggcagtccgtttcaacgatcggacccccgcagtcacactgcgggggtcccgatcggtaagtgacaggggactcaccctgtcacttacacttaaacgccgcggccgcggcgtttaaggggttaatgacacgtggcagcgcgatcgctgcagcgtgtcattaccggtgaggtcccggctgctgtttgcagccgggccccacctgctatgaagcgcgctccgctctggagcacgcttcatagcgggagaaacacccaggacgtctggggacagacttccatgacgtaaccctacgtccagggtcgtctaggggttaaagctccTCCTCCTGGTTATGAAAACAAATTGGGGACTTAGGACCCTGCTCTAGTGATTGGTGCAGTCCCAGTGGTGGGCCCCCAGAAATCAGACATTCATCACCTACCCACAGATTAGGTAATTGTAGGTAGACTGCTTTAAGGCTATACACACAtttgaaaaggtttttttttattctttgcttttattatcatacaaaaaaaaacttactcCAGatgtcgttaaaaaaaaaagtgccctaCAGTTCTTGTTATTAGTAAAACAATTCTCTGGTGAGCTTCTTATCAGCCATTCTTTCCTATGCCAACTTCtaggggtccttttacacttAAAGATGCTTGTTTGCAGTGCTTTTTCATGGCACAAGGAATCGAGCGgccaggccacacaaacaatccttgtattgtttgcgtggccatggaaactgacagcacagttatgcatatatccatgctgtcagtttccagatcacaaaagCAGAAGTGCATACATGTTTTGCGCTGTTGTGCAATCTGGCATCCCGCTCTACGGCTCTCTTGCCCCAATCTCTGGTCATCACTGTATCTTTAGGCTGCCCCCACCTCCTCAGACTGTCAATAATTCTGGACGAGTTGTCGAAAAGCAGTATGGGAGAGCCGGAGAgtgggatcacacagcagcacagaagcaCCGCTTgtttgatctggaaactgacagcacagatatatctgtgctgtcagtttcgaTTTGCTATCGGCTTCACATCTCCTGTTTCTTGATatcaataaattttaaagcctgctcaAAAGATGAGATCAGCCGAGGACTGGGTGTTTTCCCGCTCTTGGGCGGCCACTTTAACACAGGCTAAATATCAGCCACAGGAATGTTTTAGTAACGTTCATGGACGATAATCGGACAGTGGAAAAGGCCCTTAAGTAGATTTATGACCAGATCACAGGTCAAGTTTGATGTGGTcataggaacataataaacatctgaaTGGGGGAGGTTTGAATGGCTGCACTACCTACTACAGTGATATGAAGCTCTGTAATATAGGATGAGAGTTCTGCTCCTTATAAGCATGTATCCTGGTACATACCAGGAACAGTGTGATACTTCAACTATGTTACTTGTTTGTTTGTTATTTATTAATTACTTTTTTGCAAAATTGGAAAAGCCATTAATCTTACCCGACAGAGCATTTATAGCTGTCACAGGACAGTCATTTTCTTCTGgctagaaataaaagaaaataaactcaACTTTTTTATTAGGTACAATAGACAGCCTTTGCTTAGAAcagcttaaaggggcattacgacaaataaaaataattatttttacatttatttcataATGTCATAtggctttgtaatataactttattaaaagaaattttattttttaatgtatatATTTACCGGCAGCAGTAAAGGGTGACACAGctcatctgctgccaccaatggctgtgtcaggaactgcagggctattcCCACTACAACTTAGCATCATTGACACTGCAATATTAGTGATACTGAGTCTCCCCTAATGTCTATTTTAAGGTATATTAGAATGGAAATATTAGAACACATTAGAATAAACAATGGAGTTGGAGAAGGCACCTGTGTCAGGAGGAGAGCAGCAGCCACCATGTATAGGAGCAGAGCATGAAGTAACTGACAATTATCCTCACTTTCcgaatatatatattgtactccTATAAGAAGAAATTTGATAGGTACCTTACCTGCTTTATTCTATCAGAGTCTGGTATTATGGCAGGTATGAGATGAGCTGGATTCTCCACTATAATATTATCAGTCGGACAAGTGTCTTCTATAGGAGAATTGGTTGTTACAGttactgtaataaataaaaatattatcatTGTTAGATTATCGACAGCTTATAAGTTATAATTTATGGGCAAAAGTTTTAGACAAGTGAGTGCATGTTTAATATTATTCTAAATTGCCCTACTGGGCTGATTGTACTTCTATTGcacaccccttctccctggtgtaccccTGCCGTATTccccgctcacctgatgggtgggtgggaggggggtgcaACAAGGCGGGTAAGAGGTGTGGCTTCCTCCcgcgcctgatttatcatgacttATGCTcactcgcaggcataaatcatgatacaaatccgGCCAGGAAAAAGGGGGAAGGGCCGAATCTAAGATCGGCATAATAGTACGCCAGTCCTCGTAAATATCCTCCATAgtcttatatttatatttattacagaactctcatagagatgcatagaaAACAGTACATTTTGGCCTCCTCAAAAGCACTTTAGATTCGGGAAAAAGGAGAGGTCACATGGGCGCCAGAGAGCGATGTCGGAATAcataaataatagagatgagcgaaccgggtttgggtttgagtctatccgaacccgaacgtttggtatttgattagcggtggctgctgaacttggataaagctcttaggttgtctggaaaacatggaaacagccaatgactatatccatgttttccacatagccgtagggctttatacaagttcagcagtcaccgctaatcaaatgccgaaagctcgggttcggatcgactcgagcatgctccaggtttgctcatctctaataaataacaCCACTCTGTGGGAACACGATCAGCCCAGGTGACTATGTATACAAGGTTGCTGCCAGGACTccaataattaataaaaaaaaaaaaagattgcttcTTTACAGTGGCACATGGGGGCAGTGTTAAAACATGTTATAAAGCAGCATTGTagtcacaactttttttttcctagaaGAAAACTAAGAAGAAGCCAACGTGCATATTGTTGtaaaacaaaagagaaaaaaaacacttaaagggggtttccaattGTTCTTTCTCAACAGTTTATAACACCAGTTATATAACTCACATTCACCATGTATATATCCTACCAGTTTCTATTATtactatataccgtatatacatgAAACATTTAAAAAGCAATTTGCTCAGATAATCCTCCATGTCCATGGACTCCATGGCTGGAAACACAACTGTTTTGAACAGTGTTTTGTACGTTGTAAGAGCTCAGTGAGTAAGGCTTTATTCCCACCTCTGTCATGGTTTCCATGAAGGCAGTGGTGGATCCACCAAATTAAAGACATTGATGGCAGCCAATAGACCCTACTGACTTCAATGTGTCATCTAGATCTTTTCTTGttgttagtgaaaaaaaaaatggcctggtTTTTATTACATCGTATGCAGTCTAGGCATTCTTGACATAGATAGAAACACCCATTGTAATGGAGGGGCCTGGAGTTATGGTAGCAGCCATGCTCCATTCTTAACATACACACCAGAAATCCTCTTAACAAGCCTTTTGGTCATATTATAGGTTGCCCAAAGTTTTACTGAGCCATAATAGGTCACCCATATCAGCCCTAAGGGTATGGTGGCACAAAGCAATCCTCATAGTTCCGAATCAGTagctactgctgtgtgggtgtaTACTGGAAGCAACCCTACTGCTGAACGTGTCCATGCTTTGAACTTCCCTGCACAGTGCCAGAGGCACCGCAAAAATAGTGATTGCTGCATTCTCAAGAACGGTGgagatgtgacccccccccctccccgctcatAAAGTAATGACTAGAATGAGCATGACTtgagccataggttgtatccatgttttccagcactccctGGGGATGCATCacacttcttcagccacttgtattcaaatgccgagtgaTCTGAAATACTTGAGATGTGCTCATTTCTAGTGATGACATATCCTAGTgacatgccatcactttatgagatgGGAACACCCTTTTATAGTGAGTGATCACATAGCAATTTCTTTGGAAGCAATGGGGATCAGGCATCCGTGTCGTCAAGATTGTATTGCTGTGTCCCAGCTTTTATGATTTGCCCAATGGCTATGGCATGAATGTTCTTCCTTTAAAAGGATTCTGTCACCACTATGTGCCGCActttggcacacctcaccactacttcctccttcctctttttaaTGCATATTTACAGCTGGCCAGCCTCCTGCTCCATGTTTTTGTTATCACTGTGTGTGCAAGCACTGCTGCTGGCAAGGGCTGTGCGCATTGTCTTGGCAGTTTGTGCATAAACCGCTGATCCCTCTGGCCGTAGCCACCTAAAATTGCTGATCGCTCCTCTGGCCCACAATGCATGAGCGATTGGCAATGCCAGGAATGCATGGGCAGAGAGATCAGTGGTGCATGCATTCCTAGTCAGCAACCGTGTATGTGCTCACCGCAGTGGCAacagcatggggcaggaggccGGCCAGCAGTAAATATGTATCAACAAGAggaaggaggaagtagtggtgaaatgtgccaaagtgcggcacaaacgccaagccactactcctctttgactcttgattacagtGGGAGAGCCAAGATTGTATAGAATCTACTGCATACCCCATTGACAGCTGCTACTAGCCAGGGAATCAGAGAAGCCAGACCTGCTGTAATATACTGATCCATGCCCCAGCAGTGCTGGAACACCTTGCTTCCAACTCAACATGTTGCTGTTCCTTTGTTATTCCACAGAAA
This sequence is a window from Dendropsophus ebraccatus isolate aDenEbr1 chromosome 15, aDenEbr1.pat, whole genome shotgun sequence. Protein-coding genes within it:
- the EDARADD gene encoding ectodysplasin-A receptor-associated adapter protein isoform X2, with product MASEEPHSEADHEAQQPVEDTEPSTLLFETTDKYPVQDTALPKVTVTTNSPIEDTCPTDNIIVENPAHLIPAIIPDSDRIKQPEENDCPVTAINALSDLTNSYKEKNDSNSPPTISDLLDDEDLLYTLKIKLDPCHPTVKNWRNFASKWGMSYDELCFLEQRQQSPTIGFLLRNSERTVEQLIDLCKLYKRVDVQKVLLKWVNVDWPMRVHKTYRSTI
- the EDARADD gene encoding ectodysplasin-A receptor-associated adapter protein isoform X3, which codes for MASEEPHSEDHEAQQPVEDTEPSTLLFETTDKYPVQDTALPKVTVTTNSPIEDTCPTDNIIVENPAHLIPAIIPDSDRIKQPEENDCPVTAINALSDLTNSYKEKNDSNSPPTISDLLDDEDLLYTLKIKLDPCHPTVKNWRNFASKWGMSYDELCFLEQRQQSPTIGFLLRNSERTVEQLIDLCKLYKRVDVQKVLLKWVNVDWPMRVHKTYRSTI
- the EDARADD gene encoding ectodysplasin-A receptor-associated adapter protein isoform X1; this translates as MIWDNSLRLLFSLGDLLQSYNKADHEAQQPVEDTEPSTLLFETTDKYPVQDTALPKVTVTTNSPIEDTCPTDNIIVENPAHLIPAIIPDSDRIKQPEENDCPVTAINALSDLTNSYKEKNDSNSPPTISDLLDDEDLLYTLKIKLDPCHPTVKNWRNFASKWGMSYDELCFLEQRQQSPTIGFLLRNSERTVEQLIDLCKLYKRVDVQKVLLKWVNVDWPMRVHKTYRSTI